A portion of the Corynebacterium heidelbergense genome contains these proteins:
- a CDS encoding TadA family conjugal transfer-associated ATPase, which yields MSTRAALGASVLNIAAFRRQAEQPEPRIAPGDTERLTHAVRVELAKRGRTRPGVGDIASALEEVRPRLTRPAEGQALVEQIRELQREFLGFGPLAVPLGLPGVTDVVLNGDGRVWLDRGQGMEDTGVVINPEQARTIAVRLAGACGARLDEACPFADGVLTDLPVGLTAAGIRLHAALSPPAARGTCISLRVLSGGALGLDGLVERKLTTPKMAQVLRAIVSARKNLLISGGTGAGKTTLLAALLAEVPPDQRTVIVEDTPELMPAHPHVVRLATRRGNADGAGEIGMTELVRQCLRMRPDRLVVGEIRGPEIADLLVALNTGHAGSAGTVHANDPAAVPGRLMALGAMAEMPGEALTRQVLDGIDVLIHVARTPKGRRLTHVARFRPIAGGMEMQTVWCGRALPGWEELMVEVGDP from the coding sequence ATGAGCACCCGGGCCGCGTTAGGGGCCTCGGTGTTGAACATCGCGGCCTTCCGGCGGCAGGCAGAGCAGCCGGAGCCCAGAATCGCACCGGGGGATACCGAGCGGCTGACCCATGCGGTGCGGGTGGAGCTGGCCAAGCGGGGGCGGACGCGGCCGGGGGTGGGCGACATCGCCTCTGCGCTGGAGGAGGTGCGCCCCCGCTTGACCCGACCAGCGGAGGGACAGGCCCTTGTGGAGCAGATCCGCGAGCTGCAGCGGGAATTCCTGGGCTTCGGTCCGCTCGCGGTTCCGCTGGGGCTGCCGGGCGTGACGGATGTGGTGCTCAACGGGGATGGGCGAGTGTGGCTGGATCGGGGCCAGGGGATGGAGGACACGGGGGTGGTGATCAACCCGGAGCAGGCGCGGACCATCGCGGTGCGGTTGGCCGGAGCCTGCGGGGCCCGATTGGACGAGGCATGCCCCTTTGCGGACGGGGTGCTCACTGATTTGCCGGTGGGATTAACCGCTGCTGGGATCCGCCTGCACGCGGCGCTTTCACCCCCGGCGGCCCGGGGAACCTGTATCAGCCTGCGGGTCCTGTCTGGCGGCGCCCTAGGTCTCGATGGGTTGGTCGAGCGCAAACTCACCACGCCCAAGATGGCTCAGGTGCTGCGCGCGATCGTTAGCGCCCGGAAGAACTTGCTGATCAGCGGGGGTACGGGGGCGGGGAAGACCACGTTGCTGGCGGCCCTGCTCGCGGAAGTTCCACCTGATCAGCGCACGGTGATTGTGGAGGACACACCGGAACTCATGCCCGCCCATCCGCATGTGGTCCGGTTGGCGACGCGGCGCGGCAACGCGGATGGGGCAGGGGAGATCGGGATGACGGAACTAGTGCGCCAGTGCCTGCGCATGCGGCCGGATCGGCTGGTGGTGGGGGAGATCCGAGGCCCGGAGATTGCGGATCTCCTGGTGGCCCTCAACACGGGCCACGCCGGTAGTGCAGGGACGGTGCACGCCAACGATCCGGCGGCGGTGCCGGGGCGCCTGATGGCGCTGGGCGCGATGGCGGAAATGCCTGGGGAGGCTTTGACCCGCCAGGTTCTGGACGGGATAGATGTTCTCATCCACGTGGCCAGGACCCCCAAGGGGCGGCGGCTGACCCACGTGGCGCGGTTCCGGCCGATCGCCGGGGGTATGGAGATGCAGACGGTGTGGTGCGGCCGCGCGCTGCCGGGCTGGGAGGAGCTCATGGTGGAGGTGGGGGACCCATGA
- a CDS encoding Rv3654c family TadE-like protein — MSTVTGAWSILGVIALTLVLVGGVVKINDHHTATAAADAAALSGAASLLAGDPEACGIAAHIAERNGGHTTSCRIEGEVIRVEVQVRTQRAAAAAGPA; from the coding sequence ATGAGCACTGTCACCGGGGCCTGGTCCATCCTCGGGGTCATCGCTCTCACCCTGGTTCTGGTTGGGGGCGTCGTAAAAATTAATGACCACCACACCGCAACCGCCGCCGCAGATGCCGCCGCCCTCTCCGGGGCCGCATCACTGCTGGCTGGGGACCCGGAGGCCTGTGGGATCGCCGCCCACATTGCCGAGCGCAATGGCGGGCACACCACATCCTGCCGGATCGAGGGGGAGGTGATTCGGGTCGAGGTCCAGGTCCGCACTCAGCGGGCCGCCGCTGCAGCGGGACCGGCCTGA
- a CDS encoding alpha/beta fold hydrolase codes for MLRDLKRQYIPAAQRSSAAVLLTAALATFGAVPATLAEPAQAPTPGSGAELSSAPPEANGITYQVGHSPVPETEGTATSKDGTPISYFEYGKARGTAPTLVLVHGYPNTHAVFYGVIKELASKYHIVNIDTRGSGKSGHPADTSAYTMDRLNEDFLAVVNQAAPGEKVTYVGHDFGGIIGWDLLAHPETRDRIANYVTFSSPSFEQWSQWLRTRTQLGDQPFGLLDVASQMIRIPEFWGFLVPGVPEASWAVGTFDAVVRYFNRLSDEPREAGYSNADGLAQARMYQANFGDRILHPRYTKLENTPPILSLDATQDRFFDRDFVYSMDAQQPEVTHESFEGGHWGLATNPKDVAAHIDGFVARH; via the coding sequence ATGCTCAGAGACCTCAAACGCCAGTACATACCGGCCGCGCAGCGGAGCAGCGCCGCCGTCCTGCTCACCGCCGCTCTCGCCACCTTCGGCGCGGTCCCCGCAACATTGGCCGAACCAGCCCAAGCTCCAACCCCCGGGAGTGGTGCCGAACTGTCCTCAGCCCCGCCCGAGGCCAACGGCATCACCTACCAGGTGGGCCACAGCCCTGTGCCGGAGACCGAAGGAACCGCCACGAGCAAAGACGGTACCCCGATCTCCTACTTCGAATACGGCAAGGCCCGTGGCACTGCACCCACGCTCGTGCTCGTCCACGGCTACCCCAACACCCACGCTGTGTTTTATGGCGTCATCAAGGAACTGGCCAGCAAGTACCACATCGTCAACATCGACACCCGAGGCTCCGGGAAGTCCGGACACCCCGCCGACACCTCCGCCTACACCATGGACCGCCTCAACGAGGACTTCCTGGCGGTTGTCAATCAAGCGGCCCCCGGCGAGAAAGTCACCTACGTTGGCCACGACTTCGGCGGCATCATCGGCTGGGACCTGCTAGCCCACCCGGAGACGCGCGACAGGATCGCCAACTACGTGACGTTCAGCTCCCCTTCCTTCGAACAGTGGTCCCAGTGGCTGCGCACCCGCACACAACTGGGGGATCAGCCCTTCGGGCTGCTAGACGTGGCCAGCCAAATGATCCGCATCCCTGAATTCTGGGGCTTCCTCGTCCCCGGAGTACCCGAGGCCTCCTGGGCGGTGGGCACCTTTGACGCGGTGGTCCGCTACTTCAACCGGCTGTCCGACGAGCCGCGCGAGGCCGGATACTCCAACGCAGACGGCCTGGCGCAGGCCCGGATGTACCAGGCCAACTTCGGCGACCGGATCCTGCACCCTCGCTACACCAAGTTGGAGAACACCCCTCCCATCCTCAGCCTGGACGCGACACAGGACCGCTTCTTCGACCGGGACTTCGTGTACTCGATGGACGCCCAGCAACCCGAGGTAACCCACGAAAGCTTCGAGGGCGGCCACTGGGGCCTGGCCACCAATCCCAAGGACGTTGCCGCCCACATTGATGGCTTCGTGGCACGCCACTAA
- a CDS encoding esterase/lipase family protein has translation MHRLTRATAGAAMTVALAATAAATAPEAAARRGPTNAPGTAQNDFATAYATSLLHPGAMPPDVNDWNCKPAPEHPNPVVLIHGTWDNAYATWSQLSPMLKAQGYCAYSFNYGDDESGLVGLPPGVYGTQTLRKSGDEVAGFIDEVLARTKAKKVDLVGHSQGGIHARLYVQDHGGADPQHPENNKVDKLIGLGANNHGTSFSGIAAIGQQIQDLGVPVMDIARFPLGDAGIDQAVGSPFFDHLNAEGDTRPGIAYTMIATRYDWNVSPFRTQFLASEPNSDVTNVTIQDYCGNDASEHLSMTFSPNVLDMVMKRLDGKPVDKNMQCKTVLPFTGEVGSLSS, from the coding sequence ATGCACCGCCTCACCCGTGCGACCGCCGGCGCAGCAATGACCGTAGCCCTCGCCGCTACCGCCGCAGCCACCGCGCCCGAAGCTGCAGCCCGCCGAGGTCCCACTAATGCCCCCGGGACGGCGCAAAACGACTTCGCCACCGCCTACGCCACCTCCCTACTCCACCCGGGTGCGATGCCCCCGGACGTCAACGACTGGAATTGCAAGCCCGCCCCGGAGCACCCGAACCCCGTCGTCCTCATCCACGGCACGTGGGACAACGCCTATGCCACATGGTCCCAGCTCAGCCCCATGCTCAAGGCCCAGGGCTACTGCGCCTACTCCTTCAATTACGGTGACGATGAATCGGGCCTCGTCGGGTTGCCGCCGGGGGTCTACGGCACCCAGACGCTGCGGAAGTCGGGGGATGAGGTCGCTGGGTTCATCGACGAGGTGCTCGCGCGTACGAAGGCGAAAAAAGTGGACCTCGTTGGCCATTCCCAGGGCGGCATTCATGCTCGGCTCTACGTGCAGGACCACGGCGGGGCCGATCCGCAGCACCCGGAGAACAACAAGGTGGATAAGCTCATCGGCCTCGGCGCCAACAACCACGGCACCTCCTTTTCGGGCATCGCCGCAATCGGCCAGCAGATCCAGGACTTGGGGGTGCCCGTGATGGACATTGCCCGATTCCCGCTCGGCGATGCGGGGATTGATCAGGCGGTCGGCTCGCCCTTCTTCGATCACCTCAACGCTGAAGGAGATACCCGGCCCGGCATTGCCTACACCATGATTGCCACCCGATATGACTGGAACGTCTCCCCCTTCCGCACCCAATTCCTAGCGAGCGAACCGAACTCGGATGTCACGAACGTGACCATCCAGGACTATTGCGGTAACGATGCCAGCGAGCACTTGTCCATGACTTTCTCCCCCAACGTCCTGGACATGGTGATGAAGCGCCTGGACGGCAAGCCGGTGGACAAGAACATGCAGTGCAAGACCGTCCTGCCGTTCACCGGCGAGGTGGGCTCTCTGAGCTCCTGA
- a CDS encoding cellulase family glycosylhydrolase: protein MTRTARTPRTARMRRVTRAAAAACAALTITTGAGGLIPAGLNPLSPPPAHAGPGTDLGAIRADSGENGPFRTVGRWVVDGSGKVVIPHGENIANKRAPYTVDALGVTEEDAAFLASHGFNSVRLAVLWVGVEPTPGTYDDAYLSNVKKTVEMFHRHGMSTVVEFHQDAWSEKYNGDGAPEWASIDDGFYNTNAGILGAGTNPANNQAIQNFFANRPAPDGKGIKDHFVEMWGHTAGYLAGTNGLAGYGIINEPHEGWPYLLCQLNICPPGTTKKLEDLYKDTGKAIRREDASTPVVYSGYLTTIFGTPPNLGEPPVDNAMYNYNTYCLALDAWPQVPLPFCDPQINATAEQSRLYAEKYDIPRVITEFGATTRADVLQRQTDEARRQRIGWYHWAYMGIDPATAASNPEDQAIVKDPRKPIEGDNVQWATLAALEEPYPQSVAGTPETWNYDRGSQTFTARWSPQRADGTGSFTTTDATTIWVPEANYGSDYVVEVSGGRVVSAPGARKLLVVSDGSGSPVSVTVRPKNPPALALPPVPGSSALPGS, encoded by the coding sequence GTGACCCGCACAGCTCGCACCCCCCGCACTGCCCGTATGCGCCGCGTTACCCGCGCCGCCGCCGCAGCATGTGCCGCCCTGACGATCACGACCGGCGCCGGCGGCCTCATTCCAGCCGGACTCAACCCCCTCTCCCCGCCCCCAGCTCACGCCGGCCCGGGCACGGACCTCGGTGCCATCCGCGCGGATAGCGGCGAAAATGGCCCCTTCCGTACCGTCGGTCGGTGGGTCGTGGACGGGTCCGGAAAGGTCGTGATCCCCCATGGCGAGAACATCGCGAACAAGCGTGCGCCGTACACCGTGGATGCCCTCGGGGTCACTGAGGAGGACGCCGCGTTCCTGGCGTCGCACGGATTCAATTCCGTCCGCCTAGCCGTGCTCTGGGTGGGCGTGGAGCCGACCCCGGGTACCTATGACGATGCCTACCTGAGCAACGTGAAGAAGACGGTGGAAATGTTCCACCGCCACGGCATGTCCACCGTGGTCGAATTCCACCAGGACGCCTGGTCCGAAAAGTACAACGGCGACGGCGCCCCCGAGTGGGCCAGCATCGACGACGGCTTCTACAACACCAACGCCGGCATCCTCGGCGCGGGCACCAACCCCGCCAATAACCAGGCCATCCAGAACTTCTTCGCCAACCGCCCCGCCCCGGACGGCAAGGGCATCAAGGACCACTTCGTGGAGATGTGGGGCCACACCGCCGGCTACCTGGCGGGAACGAACGGGCTGGCCGGATACGGCATCATCAACGAGCCCCACGAGGGCTGGCCCTATCTGCTGTGCCAGCTCAACATCTGCCCGCCCGGCACAACGAAGAAACTGGAGGACCTGTACAAGGACACCGGCAAGGCCATCCGCCGCGAGGATGCCTCCACCCCGGTGGTCTACTCCGGCTACCTCACCACCATCTTCGGCACCCCGCCGAACCTCGGGGAGCCGCCGGTGGACAACGCGATGTACAACTACAACACCTACTGCCTGGCACTCGATGCCTGGCCGCAGGTGCCCCTGCCCTTCTGCGATCCGCAGATTAACGCCACCGCAGAGCAGTCCCGCCTCTACGCGGAAAAGTACGATATCCCCCGCGTCATCACGGAGTTCGGTGCCACCACCCGGGCCGACGTCCTCCAGCGGCAGACGGACGAGGCCCGCAGGCAACGAATCGGCTGGTACCACTGGGCGTACATGGGCATCGACCCCGCCACCGCGGCATCCAACCCGGAGGACCAGGCGATCGTCAAGGATCCGCGCAAGCCAATCGAAGGGGACAACGTCCAGTGGGCCACCCTCGCCGCGCTGGAGGAGCCCTACCCGCAGTCCGTGGCAGGCACCCCGGAGACCTGGAACTACGACCGGGGCTCCCAGACCTTCACGGCTCGCTGGAGCCCGCAGCGGGCCGACGGCACTGGATCCTTCACGACCACGGATGCCACGACGATCTGGGTGCCAGAAGCTAACTACGGTTCCGATTACGTCGTGGAGGTTTCCGGGGGGCGGGTGGTTTCCGCGCCCGGCGCCCGGAAACTGTTGGTGGTCTCCGATGGCAGCGGCTCCCCGGTGTCCGTCACGGTGCGGCCGAAGAACCCGCCGGCTCTTGCCCTGCCGCCGGTCCCCGGTTCCTCGGCGCTCCCGGGGTCTTAG
- a CDS encoding DUF4244 domain-containing protein has product MTAAVLEQNSQHTIDPEEQLRELDRPTPGAPAVIAEGLQERFAAPGIRHRFIDAIRRHLHDEEGMSTIEYALGCVAAAALGALLYTVVTSDAVESALSGIFERALNEH; this is encoded by the coding sequence ATGACTGCTGCAGTACTTGAGCAGAACTCTCAGCACACCATCGATCCGGAGGAACAGCTCCGGGAGCTCGACCGCCCCACCCCAGGGGCCCCGGCGGTCATCGCCGAGGGCCTACAGGAGCGCTTTGCCGCCCCGGGGATCCGGCACCGCTTCATCGATGCCATTCGGCGTCACCTCCACGATGAGGAGGGCATGAGCACCATCGAGTACGCCCTCGGATGCGTCGCCGCCGCAGCCCTCGGGGCGCTGCTCTACACCGTCGTCACCTCCGATGCCGTCGAGAGCGCACTATCCGGGATCTTCGAACGGGCGCTCAACGAGCACTAA
- a CDS encoding HAD family hydrolase, whose translation MTPPPPTTEPPAGQRVLAVFDLDKTILDTSASLAYRRPMAQRGLISTGEVVRMMALLGNYMLTTHSEAAMDATKNALLNIIRGQSTSALRSVAQDALQEVITPFVYAEARELLARHREQGHKIAIITASASVLVEPIAAELKVDHLIATELEEVDGVFTGEVLHFNRGSAKVERLAELALTHGYALEDSHAYTDSATDLPLLEAVGHPHAVNPDRPLRKIAVERGWPIEQFRRPEPLFEQTKVLAGAGATLALLGAVAAGLTVWFRGREEEG comes from the coding sequence GTGACCCCACCGCCGCCGACCACCGAACCCCCCGCCGGGCAGCGCGTCCTCGCCGTCTTCGACCTGGACAAAACAATCCTGGACACCAGCGCCTCCCTGGCCTACCGCCGCCCCATGGCGCAACGCGGCCTCATCAGCACGGGGGAGGTTGTGCGGATGATGGCGTTGTTGGGCAACTACATGCTCACCACCCATTCGGAGGCGGCTATGGACGCCACCAAGAACGCGCTACTGAACATCATCCGCGGCCAAAGCACCTCCGCCCTGCGCAGCGTGGCCCAGGACGCGCTGCAGGAGGTCATCACCCCCTTCGTCTATGCGGAGGCCCGGGAGCTGCTGGCGCGGCACCGGGAACAGGGCCACAAGATCGCCATCATCACGGCCTCCGCGAGCGTGCTGGTGGAACCCATCGCAGCGGAACTGAAAGTGGACCACCTTATCGCCACGGAGCTGGAAGAAGTGGACGGGGTGTTCACCGGGGAGGTGCTGCACTTCAACCGCGGGAGCGCCAAGGTGGAGCGGCTCGCCGAGCTGGCGTTGACCCACGGCTATGCCCTGGAAGACAGCCATGCCTACACGGATTCAGCCACCGACCTGCCCCTGTTGGAAGCTGTGGGCCACCCCCATGCGGTCAACCCGGACCGGCCGCTGCGCAAGATTGCCGTGGAACGCGGGTGGCCCATCGAACAGTTCCGCCGCCCAGAACCGCTCTTTGAGCAGACGAAGGTCCTCGCCGGGGCTGGGGCCACGCTGGCGCTGCTGGGGGCTGTCGCCGCCGGGCTAACCGTATGGTTCCGCGGCCGGGAGGAAGAGGGCTAG
- a CDS encoding DEAD/DEAH box helicase yields MTAVVFHTMNPNAANLGTELLQELTEALPRSTCTHVRHEPARRSTTADWPEWVHPELVSYLQEQGVSAPWAHQVEAADAAWQGRDVIVATGTASGKSLGYQLPILSAMAPAAPTAPPPTALYLCPTKALAQDQCAALARMCRGVPALNDVMVATYDGDTPTEHRRAIRDQARIVVSNPDMVHASMLGQSARWGRFLRGLRFVVIDECHAYRGIFGAHVAMVLRRLLRLSADPASPQSGPVLILASATSVDPAEHARRLTGRSHIHAVTSDASPAGQRTIALWEPGFLPDSTGEHGAPVRRAANTEAAEIMGRIIAQGARTISFVRSRRGAELVALGAAQQLSAMGRAGDAQRVAAYRAGYTAEDRRDLERRLDDGDLLGVAATSALELGIDVGGLDAVISSGFPGTIASFRQQSGRAGRRGQGALVVLVGADDPMDTYLVHHPEALLDRPVENTVFDPRNPYVQADHVVCAAAERPLGEAEVAQWGAEETVAGLIAAGVLRRRPRGIFANATAAEQAHAHVQIRGGAADQVAIVEHDSARLLGTVDLGRAVGDVHTGAVYVHQGETFVVDSLDLAEKVAWVRAECPEYTTAARRETDIEVLGAPRRTHQVTAGVWLADVDVAVTHTVTGYIKRLPGGEVLETVPLDMPPSTLETRAVAYTVDPDVLLDLGLVEPTWPGTLHAAEHAAIGLLPLIATCDRWDIGGVSTVNHPDTGLPTVFVYDGYAGGAGFAEAGFERFSRWMRATAEAVGGCECDAGCPSCVQSPKCGNGNDPLFKRGALELLRFLAGQAGPAAAAAR; encoded by the coding sequence ATGACAGCCGTAGTATTTCACACGATGAACCCCAATGCAGCAAACCTCGGCACTGAGCTGCTGCAGGAACTCACCGAGGCCCTGCCGCGCTCGACGTGCACCCACGTGCGCCACGAACCGGCCCGCCGGTCCACCACAGCCGATTGGCCTGAGTGGGTTCACCCCGAGCTGGTGAGCTATCTCCAGGAGCAGGGGGTCAGCGCCCCCTGGGCACACCAGGTGGAAGCCGCGGACGCTGCCTGGCAGGGGCGGGACGTGATTGTCGCGACCGGGACGGCGTCCGGAAAATCCCTGGGTTACCAGCTCCCGATCCTCTCCGCCATGGCCCCAGCCGCACCCACCGCACCACCTCCCACCGCCCTTTACCTCTGCCCCACCAAAGCCCTCGCCCAAGACCAATGCGCCGCGTTGGCCCGGATGTGCCGGGGTGTTCCCGCGCTCAACGACGTCATGGTCGCCACCTACGACGGGGATACCCCCACCGAACACCGGCGGGCCATCCGCGACCAGGCGCGCATCGTGGTGAGCAACCCGGACATGGTACATGCCAGCATGTTGGGCCAATCGGCCAGGTGGGGGCGGTTCCTGCGGGGCCTGCGGTTCGTGGTGATCGACGAGTGCCACGCCTATCGGGGCATCTTCGGCGCCCACGTGGCCATGGTCCTGCGCCGCTTGCTGCGGCTGTCCGCCGACCCGGCGTCCCCCCAAAGCGGGCCGGTTCTTATCCTAGCCAGTGCCACCAGCGTGGACCCCGCGGAGCACGCCCGGCGGTTGACCGGCAGATCCCACATCCACGCGGTGACCTCTGATGCTTCCCCGGCGGGCCAGCGCACCATTGCCCTGTGGGAACCGGGCTTCCTGCCCGACAGCACCGGCGAGCACGGGGCCCCCGTGCGGCGCGCGGCGAACACGGAGGCCGCCGAGATCATGGGGCGCATCATTGCCCAGGGTGCCCGGACCATAAGCTTCGTCCGCTCCCGGCGCGGGGCCGAGCTGGTGGCGCTGGGGGCCGCCCAGCAGTTGTCCGCAATGGGTCGGGCCGGCGATGCCCAGCGAGTCGCCGCGTACCGGGCGGGGTATACCGCGGAGGACCGCCGGGATTTAGAGCGCCGCCTGGATGACGGGGATCTCCTGGGGGTGGCGGCAACCAGCGCCCTGGAGTTGGGCATCGACGTCGGCGGGCTGGATGCGGTCATCAGCTCGGGATTCCCCGGCACCATTGCGAGCTTTCGGCAGCAGTCGGGCCGGGCTGGGCGGCGCGGGCAGGGGGCCCTGGTGGTGCTGGTGGGGGCCGACGATCCAATGGATACCTACCTAGTGCATCACCCGGAGGCCCTGCTGGATCGGCCGGTGGAGAACACGGTCTTCGATCCGCGCAACCCCTATGTGCAGGCGGACCACGTGGTCTGCGCCGCTGCGGAGCGGCCGCTGGGGGAGGCGGAGGTGGCGCAGTGGGGAGCCGAGGAAACCGTCGCCGGGCTGATCGCCGCGGGAGTGCTGCGGCGGCGGCCGCGGGGGATCTTCGCCAATGCCACTGCCGCGGAGCAGGCTCACGCCCACGTGCAGATCCGCGGTGGCGCGGCGGATCAGGTGGCCATTGTGGAGCATGACTCGGCCCGGCTATTGGGCACTGTGGACCTCGGCCGAGCGGTGGGGGATGTGCACACCGGGGCGGTGTACGTGCACCAGGGGGAAACCTTCGTCGTGGATTCGCTGGATCTGGCCGAAAAGGTGGCGTGGGTGCGGGCGGAGTGCCCGGAATACACCACGGCGGCGCGGCGGGAAACGGATATCGAGGTGCTCGGGGCCCCGCGCCGGACGCACCAAGTGACTGCGGGTGTGTGGTTGGCCGATGTGGACGTGGCGGTAACCCACACGGTCACGGGGTACATCAAGCGCCTCCCGGGCGGGGAGGTGTTGGAGACGGTGCCGCTGGATATGCCGCCGAGCACCCTGGAAACGCGCGCGGTAGCGTACACGGTGGATCCGGATGTGCTGTTGGATCTGGGGTTGGTGGAGCCGACGTGGCCCGGGACCCTGCATGCCGCCGAGCACGCCGCGATTGGCCTGCTGCCGCTGATCGCTACGTGCGACCGGTGGGATATCGGCGGGGTCTCCACCGTGAACCACCCGGATACCGGCCTACCCACGGTTTTCGTCTACGACGGATATGCCGGCGGCGCGGGGTTTGCGGAGGCCGGATTCGAACGCTTCTCCCGGTGGATGCGGGCGACGGCGGAGGCGGTGGGGGGCTGTGAGTGCGACGCGGGTTGCCCCTCCTGCGTGCAGTCCCCGAAGTGCGGGAATGGAAATGACCCCCTGTTCAAACGGGGGGCCTTGGAGCTGCTGCGGTTTTTGGCTGGTCAGGCCGGTCCCGCTGCAGCGGCGGCCCGCTGA
- a CDS encoding type II secretion system F family protein, which yields MIPVVWASCLMLVGFTGWQVGRRIRQAARARAFLAHLREAVDALAREVGAGALPADALGAVAEHVQDPALGRVLSRAGSEVSLGADPRQVAAYTEGDPEAGAEGHVRHLLELWQLNRRHGVALAPLLDAYVRDLDAQLAHQSKAASAMAGARLTVIVLLALPVGAVLLGGSFGLNTAGLLLSTALGCLLLLVGVLLACGGVLWTEALTVRALGGVGGRAGPPVDRDLAAARILDVFAEALVAGATVPTAWSMAAAGVGANASAKGERSSPEGAVAALLASGAGPRAWEPLVQDGSYGPIARQAVHQTRSGFALAEGVHLHAGRLRRRAADTSTANAERVLIALAAPLTLCFLPAFVVVGLIPLVIGLAGL from the coding sequence ATGATCCCGGTGGTATGGGCCTCGTGCCTGATGCTCGTGGGTTTCACCGGTTGGCAAGTCGGGCGCAGGATACGCCAGGCCGCACGGGCCCGGGCCTTCCTCGCCCACCTGCGCGAGGCGGTGGACGCCCTGGCCCGGGAGGTCGGCGCTGGGGCCCTACCGGCCGACGCCCTGGGAGCCGTGGCCGAACACGTCCAGGACCCGGCGTTGGGTCGGGTGCTGAGCCGGGCGGGTAGTGAAGTCAGCCTGGGGGCAGACCCCCGGCAGGTCGCCGCGTACACGGAAGGGGATCCCGAGGCGGGGGCCGAGGGGCACGTGCGGCACCTCCTGGAGCTATGGCAGCTCAACCGCCGCCACGGGGTGGCCCTGGCGCCGCTGCTCGACGCCTACGTGCGGGATCTCGATGCACAGTTGGCGCATCAGTCTAAGGCGGCCTCGGCAATGGCGGGGGCCCGGTTGACTGTCATCGTCCTCCTGGCGCTTCCGGTGGGGGCAGTGCTGCTCGGCGGATCCTTCGGACTGAACACTGCGGGCCTGTTGTTGTCCACGGCACTGGGTTGCCTGCTGTTGCTCGTCGGCGTGCTGTTGGCGTGCGGGGGTGTCTTGTGGACGGAGGCGTTGACCGTGCGCGCCCTCGGGGGCGTCGGCGGGCGAGCGGGCCCGCCGGTGGACAGGGACCTCGCCGCGGCGCGAATCCTCGACGTGTTTGCCGAGGCTCTCGTCGCCGGAGCCACCGTGCCCACGGCGTGGTCCATGGCCGCTGCAGGTGTCGGCGCGAATGCGTCCGCGAAGGGAGAACGATCTTCCCCGGAAGGGGCCGTGGCCGCGTTGCTGGCCAGTGGGGCCGGCCCCCGGGCGTGGGAACCCCTCGTCCAGGACGGCTCCTATGGCCCTATCGCTCGCCAGGCGGTCCACCAAACCCGGTCCGGCTTCGCGCTGGCGGAAGGGGTCCACCTGCACGCCGGGCGGCTCCGTCGCCGGGCTGCGGATACGTCCACGGCCAATGCAGAGCGGGTGCTCATTGCGTTGGCTGCTCCGCTCACGCTGTGTTTCCTCCCGGCCTTCGTCGTCGTCGGCCTCATCCCGCTGGTCATCGGGCTGGCGGGGCTGTGA
- the cspE gene encoding cold-shock protein: MAQGTVKWFNAEKGFGFIAPDDGSADVFVHYSEIQGSGFRSLDENQKVEFEIGEGAKGPQAQNVVAL; this comes from the coding sequence ATGGCACAGGGAACCGTTAAGTGGTTCAACGCAGAAAAGGGCTTCGGCTTCATCGCTCCGGACGATGGATCCGCCGATGTCTTCGTTCACTACTCCGAGATTCAGGGCAGCGGCTTCCGCTCCCTTGATGAAAACCAAAAGGTGGAGTTCGAGATCGGTGAGGGCGCTAAGGGCCCCCAGGCTCAGAACGTTGTTGCTCTGTAA